The Setaria viridis chromosome 9, Setaria_viridis_v4.0, whole genome shotgun sequence sequence ACTTGGAGTAGTCGAGGACATCCTCGAACGGGAGCTCAATCTCATCGCTGATGATGACTGGAACACAGTGGCTGACTATAGAGTCAAAAAGGCGATTGGAGGACGGCGTGTCGCCTGCAATGTTGAGGCAGAACCTGGAAGCCCGCATCCCCTGCGTCGCTTGCTCAATCCCATTACCGGCCACGCTTCCAAATGAAAAATGCACATCTTTCTCGTCCTTCAGAAGGTAATACAGTTCCTGCCTGATGGATCCACCCTACAACATTGTTCAGTGAAAATGTGAGTAGAATAGCACAATATTTATGTGAATTGTCGACATTTTCCATAATTCATCTATTCTCAGAATGTTGATATACCCTACATCCTGATTGCTAAATCATATTTTGACTGTAAATGAAAATGTTTGCAGATGCATAAATCACAATGTTGATTACTACCTGTCAGATTGTGACTAATGAAGTATCAAGTAGTACTGAACTTGTTGATGAATAGTTATATATTATAACAATTAACAAGACAAGGGGGAAGCATGCAGTTCATGGTCATATAATGATAAACAACCCAAAACATTCCAATTTGTAAAGCAAGTCGATTTCTGAAAGTGGCATCTTTACTGCCAGAACTAGTGCAACTTGAAGTAAGTGGCAGGTGGAGGGGAAGGGCCATGTGAGCCATTCCTAGGCGCTACAGAATGAAAAGGCGTGCGTGTACATGCCACATGGCAAACATTCTCAAATTCTTTTTGGGGAAGAACACATGGGCAACAATGTTTTTTAAGCAAAAGAGGCATGGTGAGACTATTAGATTAGAAACAACTAATCCAACAAAGATTCAATTCCATGATGAGTAAGTAGCAAGGTACTGACATCCTTCCTGTAGATGGCGCCTTGGAAGTAGAGCAGCGTCGGCCGATCGTCGTAGCCGGCGGTGTCGTTGGCGAAGTTGGCGACGACGTGCCGGTACGGCGCGATGACGTCCTTGTCGAGGTTGGCGACGCTGCGCGGGTACCTCCCGAAGTCGCAGAGCACGAAGACGCAGGGCCAGAGCCTGTAGCGCGCGTCGAGCATCCCGTTGGGGTGGTGCGCGAGCACGACGTGGTCCCGTCCGCCGGCCCTCCGCCACTCGGGCCGCGCGGCGAGGAACTCGAGGAGCCTCCGCTGGAGCGCGCGGTCCTCGCTGTCCCGCGCGGGCGGCACCACCCGGGAGTGGCGGTTGAAGCTGAGCGAGGCGAAGAAGGGCACGAAgacgacgtcggcgtcggcggcccgGGGCACACGCACGGCGGCGCAGGGCGTGGGCGCGCCCTGCTCGGAGGCGAGGAGGTCGAGGGTGAGCCAGTACTCGATGCTGTGCTGCAGGTTGAGGCCCCCCGGGTACtccggcacgccgccgccgcccctgacaTCGGGccacacgccgccgccgaagccgggGGGCTTCCAGTCGAGCAGGCCGAAGTGGAACTCGGGGGGCAGGTCGTACATGTAGACCCGCAGCAGCGCCCCCGTCGGGTCGCATTTCCTCGCGGGGccgggccgccgcccgccgccgccgagataagggcgggcggcggccggcaggccCGCGGCGGAGTCGAGGAGGAGGTACCAGGAGGCGAagaagagcgcggcggcgagcgcgaagAGCCAGGCGAGCGGGCTCCGGcaggaggctgcggcggcggccatggcgctaGCAGTGGcgacgcgggcggaggcgggcgtgaggcgcggcggccatggccgtggTGGGGGATCTGGGGATCTGAGGGAGGGAATGCGCGGGTCGGGGTGGGTCAGCCCGTCGCGGCGGTggctgcggcctgcggcggcCTGGGGCTCGGTGGAGTGGGGGCTCCCGTCCCGATCGAGGCGGTCGGACTCGGATCTGGGGGTTGAACTCAACCAGGAAATGCCCAAATGTTTGGGTTGGCTTGCGTGGCAGTGTGGGGATGCGAACTACTGGGGTGTGGGGTGGGTGGGATGGCACGCGCGGTCGGTGGGGACGTGGGGTACTCGGGATACGGACCGGGCGTTTTCCAAATCCACGCATCGCAAGCGCCCATAGCTCCTCCAAAGGAGCAGTAGTTCGTATGGTCGTATGAATACCATTCCTCAAATTCGAGGAATGCACGTACATCATGGTCGACTCTtttttctgcaatttttttAGGGTAAAGGTGAGAACTTTATTGAAGTCCTATTTGGCAAAGTTCACGTGCTAACAAACTTTCGGATCACTTGGATTTGTAGCTCCAAAAAAATTTGTAACTGAAACTGTACATACTATTTAGATAAACCATTTTTCTCATAATTTAGACTAAAAATATAGATTCTTAAATCGTTTTATTTTAATCTTCAAACTACATATCCAACATTCTTGGGTAGAGAAGCTCTCGTCGCTTGAGATTATGGCCCCAGGCTCACTCAAATTTCTGCTGGGACGATGCGGCTAAACATAAATGTCAGGAAGGATTCAGCAATGTGCTGATCTTGCGGTTCATTGTCTTGAATATGCAGAACTCTACGGCACCGTGCTGCTGAACGTAACTGTGGGTGCTCATTTGCATGATTTTCTCTCCTCAAGTATACGACGCACCTTACGATGTGTTGAATGCCAGAAGGCAGAAGCCCAGAATGCCGTTTGTGCGTTGCTCTCGTTTTCACCCTCACATCGTGAATTGAAAGTTCCAAGTTCATATTGGATAGTCTGATTGTGGCAACTAAAACTCTTTAAAAGTCTCAATAGAGCCATATGCAAGCTCAACGGATGCTAATCTGATCAGTTCTGGCGCTTGTTTCGTTGCAGGCCCGGTACGCTGTTGGGGGAATTATCTAATGGTCAGCGACTCAAAAGAGCATCAGATCTTGCTGAATGTATGTCAGTTGTCAGAACCTGAAGAACTGTTGCGCCGTCTATGATCGAAGGTACAACCAAATGGAGATCAACTCCTGACAACTACAGGTACCCTGCAG is a genomic window containing:
- the LOC117836036 gene encoding probable arabinosyltransferase ARAD1; the protein is MAAAAASCRSPLAWLFALAAALFFASWYLLLDSAAGLPAAARPYLGGGGRRPGPARKCDPTGALLRVYMYDLPPEFHFGLLDWKPPGFGGGVWPDVRGGGGVPEYPGGLNLQHSIEYWLTLDLLASEQGAPTPCAAVRVPRAADADVVFVPFFASLSFNRHSRVVPPARDSEDRALQRRLLEFLAARPEWRRAGGRDHVVLAHHPNGMLDARYRLWPCVFVLCDFGRYPRSVANLDKDVIAPYRHVVANFANDTAGYDDRPTLLYFQGAIYRKDGGSIRQELYYLLKDEKDVHFSFGSVAGNGIEQATQGMRASRFCLNIAGDTPSSNRLFDSIVSHCVPVIISDEIELPFEDVLDYSKFSVIVRGTDAVKKGFLMNLITGISREEWTRMWNRLKEVEKHFEYQYPSQTDDAVQMIWKTIARKVPSIRLKINRLRRFSRFETNKTDEGPSHSSSWLQNQAP